In Peromyscus eremicus chromosome 2, PerEre_H2_v1, whole genome shotgun sequence, a single genomic region encodes these proteins:
- the Rcc1 gene encoding regulator of chromosome condensation isoform X1 translates to MPPKRIAKRRSPPEDAIPKSKKVKDARNRGPAARSCQVSHRSHNTEPGLVLTLGQGDVGQLGLGESVLERKKPALVPLLQDVVQAEAGGMHTVCLSRSGQVYSFGCNDEGALGRDTSVEGSEMVPGKVELQEKVVQVSAGDSHTAALTEDGRVFLWGSFRDNNGVIGLLEPMKKSMVPVQVQLDMPVVKVASGNDHLVMLTTDGDLYTLGCGEQGQLGRVPELFANRGGRQGLERLLVPKCVLLKSRGSRGRVRFQDAFCGAYFTFAISREGHVYGFGLSNYHQLGTPGTGSCFIPQNLTSFKNSTKSWVGFSGGQHHTICMDSEGKAYSLGRAEYGRLGLGEGAEEKSIPTLISRLPVVSSVACGASVGYAVSKDGRVFAWGMGTNYQLGTGQDEDAWSPVEMTGKQLENRVVLTVSSGGQHTVLLVKDKEQS, encoded by the exons ATGCCACCCAAGCGCATAGCTAAGAGAAGGTCACCCCCTGAAGATGCCATCCCCAAAAGCAAGAAGGTGAAAG ACGCTCGTAACCGCGGTCCTGCCGCCCGCTCCTGCCAAG TCTCACACAGGTCCCACAACACAGAGCCAGGTTTGGTGCTGACACTGGGCCAGGGCGACGTGGGCCAGCTGGGGCTGGGCGAGAGTGTGCTGGAGAGGAAGAAGCCGGCCTTGGTGCCCCTTCTACAAGATGTTGTGCAGGCTGAGGCCGGGGGCATGCATACCGTGTGTCTGAGCCGAAGTGGCCAG GTCTACTCCTTCGGATGCAATGATGAGGGTGCCCTGGGAAGGGACACGTCGGTCGAGGGCTCAGAGATGGTCCCTGGGAAAGTGGAACTGCAAGAGAAGGTGGTCCAAGTGTCAGCAGGGGACAGTCACACAGCAGCCCTTACTGAAGATGGCCGTGTCTTCCTCTGGGGCTCTTTCCGG GACAATAATGGTGTGATTGGGTTGTTGGAGCCCATGAAGAAAAGCATGGTGCCCGTTCAAGTGCAGCTGGACATGCCTGTGGTAAAGGTGGCCTCAG GGAACGACCACTTGGTGATGCTGACGACGGATGGAGACCTCTACACCTTGGGTTGTGGGGAGCAGGGTCAGCTGGGCCGTGTGCCTGAATTATTTGCCAACCGTGGTGGCCGTCAGGGCCTTG AGCGACTCCTGGTCCCCAAGTGTGTGCTGCTGAAGTCAAGGGGAAGCCGGGGCCGCGTGCGGTTCCAGGATGCCTTCTGTGGGGCCTATTTCACTTTTGCCATCTCCCGGGAGGGCCATGTCTATGGCTTTGGCCTCTCCAACTATCACCAGCTTG GAACTCCAGGCACTGGATCTTGCTTCATTCCTCAGAACTTGACATCCTTCAAGAATTCCACCAAGTCCTGGGTGGGCTTCTCTGGTGGCCAGCACCATACAATCTGCATGGATTCAGAAG GAAAAGCATACAGCCTGGGCAGGGCTGAGTATGGGCGGCTGGGCCTTGGAGAGGGTGCTGAGGAGAAGAGCATACCCACCCTCATTTCCCGGCTGCCAGTCGTCTCCTCAGTGGCCTGTGGGGCCTCTGTGGGGTATGCTGTGTCCAAGGATG GTCGTGTCTTTGCCTGGGGCATGGGCACCAACTACCAGCTGGGCACAGGGCAGGATGAAGATGCCTGGAGCCCTGTGGAAATGACTGGCAAACAGCTGGAGAACCGAGTGGTCTTAACTGTGTCCAGCGGGGGCCAGCACACAGTCTTATTAGTCAAGGACAAGGAACAGAGCTGA
- the Rcc1 gene encoding regulator of chromosome condensation isoform X2, with the protein MPPKRIAKRRSPPEDAIPKSKKVKVSHRSHNTEPGLVLTLGQGDVGQLGLGESVLERKKPALVPLLQDVVQAEAGGMHTVCLSRSGQVYSFGCNDEGALGRDTSVEGSEMVPGKVELQEKVVQVSAGDSHTAALTEDGRVFLWGSFRDNNGVIGLLEPMKKSMVPVQVQLDMPVVKVASGNDHLVMLTTDGDLYTLGCGEQGQLGRVPELFANRGGRQGLERLLVPKCVLLKSRGSRGRVRFQDAFCGAYFTFAISREGHVYGFGLSNYHQLGTPGTGSCFIPQNLTSFKNSTKSWVGFSGGQHHTICMDSEGKAYSLGRAEYGRLGLGEGAEEKSIPTLISRLPVVSSVACGASVGYAVSKDGRVFAWGMGTNYQLGTGQDEDAWSPVEMTGKQLENRVVLTVSSGGQHTVLLVKDKEQS; encoded by the exons ATGCCACCCAAGCGCATAGCTAAGAGAAGGTCACCCCCTGAAGATGCCATCCCCAAAAGCAAGAAGGTGAAAG TCTCACACAGGTCCCACAACACAGAGCCAGGTTTGGTGCTGACACTGGGCCAGGGCGACGTGGGCCAGCTGGGGCTGGGCGAGAGTGTGCTGGAGAGGAAGAAGCCGGCCTTGGTGCCCCTTCTACAAGATGTTGTGCAGGCTGAGGCCGGGGGCATGCATACCGTGTGTCTGAGCCGAAGTGGCCAG GTCTACTCCTTCGGATGCAATGATGAGGGTGCCCTGGGAAGGGACACGTCGGTCGAGGGCTCAGAGATGGTCCCTGGGAAAGTGGAACTGCAAGAGAAGGTGGTCCAAGTGTCAGCAGGGGACAGTCACACAGCAGCCCTTACTGAAGATGGCCGTGTCTTCCTCTGGGGCTCTTTCCGG GACAATAATGGTGTGATTGGGTTGTTGGAGCCCATGAAGAAAAGCATGGTGCCCGTTCAAGTGCAGCTGGACATGCCTGTGGTAAAGGTGGCCTCAG GGAACGACCACTTGGTGATGCTGACGACGGATGGAGACCTCTACACCTTGGGTTGTGGGGAGCAGGGTCAGCTGGGCCGTGTGCCTGAATTATTTGCCAACCGTGGTGGCCGTCAGGGCCTTG AGCGACTCCTGGTCCCCAAGTGTGTGCTGCTGAAGTCAAGGGGAAGCCGGGGCCGCGTGCGGTTCCAGGATGCCTTCTGTGGGGCCTATTTCACTTTTGCCATCTCCCGGGAGGGCCATGTCTATGGCTTTGGCCTCTCCAACTATCACCAGCTTG GAACTCCAGGCACTGGATCTTGCTTCATTCCTCAGAACTTGACATCCTTCAAGAATTCCACCAAGTCCTGGGTGGGCTTCTCTGGTGGCCAGCACCATACAATCTGCATGGATTCAGAAG GAAAAGCATACAGCCTGGGCAGGGCTGAGTATGGGCGGCTGGGCCTTGGAGAGGGTGCTGAGGAGAAGAGCATACCCACCCTCATTTCCCGGCTGCCAGTCGTCTCCTCAGTGGCCTGTGGGGCCTCTGTGGGGTATGCTGTGTCCAAGGATG GTCGTGTCTTTGCCTGGGGCATGGGCACCAACTACCAGCTGGGCACAGGGCAGGATGAAGATGCCTGGAGCCCTGTGGAAATGACTGGCAAACAGCTGGAGAACCGAGTGGTCTTAACTGTGTCCAGCGGGGGCCAGCACACAGTCTTATTAGTCAAGGACAAGGAACAGAGCTGA